The genomic window AGCAAAATGGGATGAAACAGTGTCTTGGATTACTCTGAGAACCAACTGCGCCCGCTGGGAAGCCGAATTAATGCAGCAAATGCTGCTCGGTCATCAAATCCCTAGTCGGATTATCGACCTCGGTGTGGCACCTTATTTTGGTGCTGGGTGTCCTACTGCCTTACAAGTGCGATCGCAAGATCAGTGGGAAGCCCTGCTAATATTAAGTCCAGTTGAGGAACAGCCTTAAGGCGCAAGAGAATTAATTTTTTAATAAGGATTTAACGGTCTTCATGTCTTTATTTGATTGGTTTGCAAATCGACGAAAATCAGAGCCAATTAGTCAACAACCACAAGAGCGAGAAATTGCGGATGGGCTGTGGACGAAGTGCGAGGCTTGTGGTGTACTGGCTTATACCAAAGACTTGCGCGCTAACCAAATGGTTTGCCTAGAGTGCAACCATCACAGCCGTGTATTCAGCGATGAGCGCATCCGCCAGCTAATTGATGCTAATACCTGGATGGCAATTGACGATCATCTGTCTCCCAGCGATCCGCTGAAGTTCCGCGATCGCAAACAATATAGCGATCGCATCCGCGAAATGCAAGAAAAAATCGGTCTGCTGGATGCCGTGCAAACAGGGATGGGGCAACTAGAAGGCTTGCCCATCGCCCTTGGTGTCATGGACTTTCGCTTTATGGGCGGTAGCATGGGTTCTGTAGTAGGGGAAAAACTCACCCGCCTAATTGAACGAGCGACTTGGGAAAGTAAGCCAGTAGTGATAGTCTGTGCTTCCGGCGGTGCCAGGATGCAAGAAGGAATGTTAAGTCTGATGCAGATGGCGAAAATCTCTGGCGCACTGGAGCGTCATCGAGAAGCCAGACTGCTCTATATCCCCGTTCTCACCCACCCCACCACAGGCGGCGTTACAG from Funiculus sociatus GB2-C1 includes these protein-coding regions:
- the accD gene encoding acetyl-CoA carboxylase, carboxyltransferase subunit beta, producing MSLFDWFANRRKSEPISQQPQEREIADGLWTKCEACGVLAYTKDLRANQMVCLECNHHSRVFSDERIRQLIDANTWMAIDDHLSPSDPLKFRDRKQYSDRIREMQEKIGLLDAVQTGMGQLEGLPIALGVMDFRFMGGSMGSVVGEKLTRLIERATWESKPVVIVCASGGARMQEGMLSLMQMAKISGALERHREARLLYIPVLTHPTTGGVTASFAMLGDIILAEPKATIGFAGRRVIEQTLREKLPDDFQTSEYLLQHGFVDAIVPRTGLKKTLAQLISLHQPISPVPSMMPVPEALRVGF